From the genome of Gryllotalpicola protaetiae:
ACGATCGACGAGGGCGGCGAGGTGCGCGTCACCCTGCCCGCACTGTCGTGGGCCGTCGTGGAGCTCGCGGTCCGCAGCGCGTGAAGCCCGAGTCGGGCGTCTAGGGCGAAATGTAACAGAGTGGCAAAAGGGCGATTCGGTTGCTAAATACACTTGATGGATGCCCCCCAAGCACCCGCGGGCGACGAGCACAGCACTTCTCGCCGCCGCCACCCTCACCGTCCTCGTCCTCACCGGCTGCTCGAGCCCGCGTTCCACGTCGTCGAGCACCGGCTCGAGCGCTGATCTGACAGACACCGGGAAGTCGATCAGCGATGTCACCGTGTCGATCAACGGCGCCCCGAGCAGCCTCTACCCCGGCATCGCGGCCGGCATCCTCGACTACGACGTCGCATCATTGAGCGCCGAAGGCCTCGTGCAGATCGGCGACGACGGCCAGGTCGAACCGGCGGTGGCGTCGTCGTGGACCCAGCCCGATCAGCAGACCATCGTGTTCGAGCTGAACCCGCACGCGAAGTTCCAGACCGGCGCGGCCGTGACCCCGGCTGATGTGATCGCGAGCATCGACGCCGCGAAGGACCCGAATGTCTCCCCCGCGACCGCGTCCTACCTGGGCGCGGTGGACAGCGCGACGCAGACCGGGGACGACGAGGTCACCGTCAAACTGTCGAGCGCCCAGCCCGACTACCTCGCCAACTTCTCGGCGGCGAGCGCACTGTGGATCTATCCGGCGAGCTACTGGCAGTCGCACTCGAAGGACGTCGGCTCCGCTACGGCCCTTCCGGTCGGCACCGGCCCCTACAAGATCACGAAGTACGTGCCCGACAGCGAGATCGACTACGCCCTCACGAACACGTGGTGGGGTGAGACCGGCGCGAAGGCCGTCACCCCGCATGCCAAGAAGATCACCATCTCGATCATCACCGACGAGAGCGCCCGCGTGCTCGCCGCGAAGAGCGGCAAGACCGACATCGCCCTGCAGGTGCCGATCGCGCAGACGGCCGAATGGAACGCCCTCAAGGACTTCCGCATCGAGCACGCGGCGGACCTCAGCTACACCGGCTTCTACTTCCAGCAGTCGGTGAAGCCGTTCGACGACCCGAAGGTGCGCGAGGCCATCGGCTACGCCTTCGACTACCAGGGCGTCGTCGACAAGCTGCTCAAGGGCCAGGGCAAGGTCGCGACCGCGATCGCGACCCCGCAGTCGGTCGCGAGCGTCTACCCCAGCGCAGCATCTGCCGCGAAGGCGCTCGACCTGTCGCCGTTCGACTTCGACATGAAGAAGGCGAAGGCGGCCCTCAAGGCGTCGAGTGTGCCCGACGGCTTCACCACCGAGCTCGTCTACCCCTCCGACTACCCCCAGCTCGGCCAGGCCGCGCTCGCGCTCGCGCAGAACCTCAAGACGATCGGCATCACGCTGAACGTCAAGGAGGAGCCGGTGGATCAGTGGTTCGGCACCCTGAGCGACGGAACGCACGGGCTCAACTACATGCTGTACTTCTCGACCACGGGCGACGTCACCGACACGAGCGGGTACCTGCTCGGCGACCAGAACCCGGGCGGCTACAAGAACAGCGAGGTTCAGAGCCTCGTCGCCTCCGCCTCGAGCTCGGCCGACGAGAAGACCCGCGTCTCCGACATCCTCACGGCGAACAAGCTCGCGATCGCCCAGGACCACGCCGACATCCCGCTGTGGTGGGGCGAGTCCTCGACCGCATTCGAGAACGGCATCGGCATCAAGGACTTCGGCCCGTACCTGCTGACCCGTCCCTGGGGTGCGAACATCTTCGCCGCCAAGTGAGGTTCAGCCCGCTCGCGCGCACGATCACGCTCCGCATCGCGGGCGTGATCGTGCTGCTCGCGGTCATCTCGTTCCTGGTCTACTGCCTGCTGTACTTCGCGCCGGGCGACATCGTGTCGAACCTCATCGGGACGAAGAAGACGGATCCGGCCGTGATCGCGGCGCTGCGGGCGAAGTACGGGCTGGACGGCGGGCTGTGGTCTCAGTACTCGAACTGGCTCGGCCGGGTGCTCCGCGGCGACTTCGGCACCTCTGTGCAGAATCAAGTGCCGGTGCTGCGGGTATTCCGGGAAAAGGGCGGCATCACCGGCATCCTGTGCCTGCTCGCCTTCGTCATCACGATGGTGATCTCGGTCCCGCTCGGTGTGCTCGCGGCACGCAAGGAGGGCCGCTGGCAGGACTCGCTGATCTCGACCGTCTCGCTCGTCGGCCTGTCGGCGCCCGCGTTCGTGATCGGCCTCATCCTGCTCTACGCGCTCGCCTACTATCTGCCGCTGTTCCCCGTGTACGGCATCGGCACCGGCTTCGGCGACCACGTGTACCACCTTTTTCTGCCCGCGCTGGCGCTCGCGCTCGGGTCCGCCGCGATCATCGTGAAACTGACCCGCACGGCGATGATCCAGCAGCTCGCCGGCGACCACGTGATGTTCGCGCGGGCACGCGGCCTCTCCGAGTGGCGGGTCACACGCATCGCCGTGCGGAATGCCGCGATCCCGATCGCGACGAGCGCGGGGCTGGTGCTGACCTACCTCATCGGGGGCACGGTGCTCGTCGAGGCGACTTTCTCGATCCCCGGCCTCGGCAGCGCACTTGAGAACGCCGTGCAGTTCAAAGACTTCCCCGTCGTGCAGTTCCTCGTTCTCGTCGTCGCGCTGCTGATCGCCGTCATCATGCTCGGCGTCGACCTGCTTTATCTCGTGCTGGACCCGCGACTGCGCCGGAGAACCGAATGACCGTCACCTCGCTGCTGCGCACCCCCGGTCTCGCACGCTCCCGACGCCGCGCCTCGTTCCTGACGGCAGCGGCGCTGGCCGTCGTCGCAGTCGCCGTGATCGCCGCCGTCTTCGGCCGACTGATCTTCCCCGACGCCACGCATCAGGATCTGCTCGAGACGCTCGCGCCGCCCGGCAGCGACGGGCATGTGCTCGGCACCGACTCGCTCGGCCGCGACATCCTGCAGCTCACCGTCGCAGGCGCGGGCAGCGCGCTGCTCGGGCCGCTCGTCGTCGAATGCGGCTCCATGCTGCTCGCCATCGTGCTCGGCACGCTCGCCGGCTACAAGCGCGGGCCGATCGACTTCGTTCTCGGCCGGGTCAGCGATCTGCTGTTCGCGCTGCCCGTCGTGCTCGTGGCGCTGGTCGTCGGCGGCATCTTCGGCGGCGGCTACTGGATGCTGGTGGCGATCTTCATCGTCTTGTTCGCGCCGTCCGACCTCCGTGTCGTGCGGGCCGGCGTGCTCGAGCAGACGCCACGCGCATACGTCGAGGCGGCGAAGCTGCTGGGGTACTCCACGTGGCGCATCCTGTTCCGGCACATCCTGCCGAACATCAGGAACCTCGTCGTGACGGAGTTCCTGCTCAGCTATGCGGGGGCGATCCTCGCGCTCGCCTCCCTCTCCTACCTCGGCATCGGCGTCTCGCCGGGGGCGGCCGATTGGGGGCGCCAGCTCGCCGACGGCCGCGAGATCATGTTCAGCAACCCTGCGGCGGTCGTCGCGCCCATGGTGTGCGTGCTGCTTGTGGCCTGCGCGGTCAACGTGCTCGGCGACGCGTGGGAGGCTCGCGCAGAGAGGGAGTTCCGTGGCTGAGCCGCCGGTCGTCATCGCCGAGGGCCTCACCATCGAAGGCCCCGTCGGTACCATCGTGCAGCCGCTGTCGTTCGCCGTTGCGGCCGGGCGCTCGCTCGCGATCGTCGGCGAATCCGGCTCGGGCAAGACCATGGTGGCGAAGGCCCTGGTCGGACTGCTGCCGAACGGCGTCTCGTCTTCCGGGTCTCTTCGGCACGCAGGCACGGCAGCGCTGCTGCCCCAGGATCCGTTCACGAGCCTGTCTCCCGTGCACCGCTGCGGCGAGCAGATCGCCTGGACCGTCCGCGCCGCCGCGCGCCGCGCCGGTCGCCGCGCGCCCGGCCGCCGTGAGCTCGCCGCCGCCGTCACCCGGCTCCTCGACGAGGTCAATCTCGCCGCGTCGGTGTCGGAGAAGTACCCGCACGAGCTTTCCGGCGGAATGCGGCAGCGTGTCTCGATCGCCGCGGCGATCGCCGCCGACCCGCAGTTGCTGATCGCCGACGAGCCGACGACCGCGCTCGATGCCTCGAACCGCCTCGAGATCCTCGAGCTCGTGCGGCGCGTTCAACGCGAGCGCGGCCTCGCCGCGCTGCTCATCTCGCACGACCTCGGACTCGTTCGCGGCTTCGCCGATGACGTGCTCGTGCTCTACGCCGGCCGGGTGGTCGAGGCGGGCCAGGCCGCAGCGGTGCTCGGGTCGCCGGTGCACCCCTATACCGCCGCGCTGAGTCAGGCCGACCCCCCGATCGATGTGCGACTGGTGAGGCTCGGAGGGCTCGAGGGCTCGGTCCCCAAGCCGGGCGAGCCGCACTCCGGATGCATCTTCTACGCGCGCTGCGCCCTGCGGCAGGAGCGCTGCCTCGAGGCAGAGCCGGCGCTCGAGCCGCGCACGAACGCTTCGGCCGCCGCCTGCTTCGTGAGCGACGGTCCGCTGCCGCTCGCACGGCCCGAGCGCGCGGCCGAATCCGCCGTCGCGACCGCCTCGGCCCTGCTCGAGGTCGCCGGCGTCACGCGCTCGTTCGGCCGTCATCTCGCCCTCGCGCCGGCCGACCTCACGGTCGCGCCGGGCGAGGCGGTCGGCGTCGCCGGCGAGTCCGGATCGGGCAAGACCACCCTGGCGCGCTGCATTGCAGGACTCGAGGCGCCGGATGCCGGCACCATCCGGTTCGAGGGTGTGCAGCTCACGCCGCGGAACCGCACGCCCGGCGGCATCCAGGTCGTCTTCCAGGACCCGTACTCGGCGCTCAACCCCGCACTGTCGATCGGCGGCGCCCTGGCGGAGGCGATGCGCTCCGCCCCGGCCTCCGCCCGCCGCTCGGTAGCCGAGCTGCTCGCGATGGTGGGTCTGCCCGCCGACTACGCCCGCCGGCGCCCGCGGGAGCTCTCCGGCGGCGAGCGGCAGCGCGTGGTGATCGCGCGCGCCCTCGCCCCCAACCCACGGCTGCTGATCTGCGACGAGTCCGTGTCGGCGCTCGACGTCTCAGTGCAGGCTCAGATCCTCGAACTGCTGCGGTCCCTGCAGCGCGAGCTCGACCTTTCGCTCATCTTCATCTCGCACGACCTCGCCGTGCTCCGGCAGGTCTCCGACCGGCTCTATGTGATGCGACACGGGCAGATCATCGAGCAGGGGCCCACCGCGGCCGTCATCGACTCCCCCTCGCACGCCTACACCCAGCAGCTCGTTGCCGCCTCGACCGAAAGCAGCACCGCATGACGACCCAGGTTCTCGACTTCGACCGCGAAGCACTGCCCGACGCGCTGCTCTCGCTCGCCGCGCCCGCGGTGCTCGCGCGCTGGATGGCGACCGACCGTGCCTTCCACCGCCCACGACTCGTCGTCGTCGCCGACGAGAACGGAACCTGGCGGTCTGCGGCGCTCGTGACGGCACGACCGCACACCGCCTATCTCAAGATCGTCGACGTGGTCGCCGCCCCGAGGGACATCGCTGAGGCCGTCGACGCCGTAGTCGAACACGCCGAGTCGGTCGGCGCTGTCCAGCTCAAATGGGAGGGGTGGAGCATCGACCCCGCCCGCGCCGCCGAGCTTGGCTTCGTACCCCTGCTGCCCCCGCTGCCGTCCGGCGACGGCACCGCCCTGCCGGAATCCGGATACGTCCGCTGGCTCGGCGCTCCTGTCGCCGACCGGGTCCATGAGGCGCCCTACTACCGTCAGACGACCGACTTCACCTGCGGTGCGGTCGCCGCCCTGAGCGCCCGACTGCACGCGGGCGCGACGAGCGCCGACTCGTTCGGCCGCGACGCCGAACTCGCGTTCTGGCGTGGCGCGACGAACTTCCCGGCATGCGAGCCCGTGGGGCTCGGCGTCGCACTCCAACGTGCATGGCCGTCGCGGAAGGTCGAGATCGCGCTCGACACCGACCGCCCCGTCGTCGTCGACTTCCACCCTGAGCAGGAACGGGAGTGGCGCGCCGTGCTGCAGCGCCAATCTCGCGCGGAGGCCGCCGCGCTGGGGGTGCCGATCAGCGGCACCCGGCTGTCGATGACGGACCTCATCGCCGACCTCGCCGCCGGCGACGAGGTGCTGCTGCTGATGTCGCTCACGCTGATGCAGAACGACCCGACCCCGCACTGGATCCTGTGCCACGGCCTCGCGGGCGCCCCCGGGGCCCAGGTCGTCGTCGTGGAGGACCCGTGGGTCGAAACGCCGAACGGAGACAGCTGGGTCGACGCGCACCTCCTGCCCGTCGCACCGCGTGACCTCGACGCGATGTCGATCATGGAGGCGTCGGAAGGATTCGACGGCTACCGCGGGGCGGTGCGCGCTAGCGTCGAAGGGTGACGACGACGCACTCCCCGATCCTTCTCGACGCCAATCAGCCGGCCGCACGGCCGTATCGAGGCGGCGCGGGCATCGCCCGCTTCCGCGGGCTGCCCTTCGGCGGCGACGACCGCACGCCTGAGGACTTCGTCGGCTCGACCACGACCGTTCACGGCAGCGACGCGGTCGGGCTGACGACGTTGCCCGACGGCACGCTGCTACGCGACGCGATCACGGCAGACCCGAGCGGATTCCTCGGGCCGGAGCACGTCGGCCGGTTTGGCACAGACCCGCGGCTGCTGGTCAAGCTGCTGAACACGGGCGAGCGGCTGTTCGTGCACGCGCACCCGGGCGACGACTTCGCGCACAGCGTCCTGCACGAGCCGTACGGCAAGACCGAGGCGTGGATCGTCATGGAAGGCGAGTCGGAGGCGTGGTTGGGTTTCACGCACGACGTGTCGGCCGACGACGTGGCGGGCTGGTTTGAGAGGCAGGATGCCGCAGCCATGCTCGCCGCCATGCACCGCGTCTCGCTGCGTGCCGGCGACACCCTGCTCGTCCCAGCCGGACTGCCGCACGCGATCGGCCCTGGCCTCACCATCGTCGAGTTGCAGCAGCCCGTCGATCTCTCGCTGCTCCTCGAGTACGCGGGGCGGCCGGGGCTCGACGCGGGCAGTGCGCTGCTCGGCCTCACGCTCGCCGAGACGATGCCCGCGCTGCGCACGACCGCACTGACGACCGAGGAGCTCGCTGGCCTGCGCGGCACGCTGGGCGACGCATCCGCACCCGTCGGCCGCCTCTTCCCCACCGCAGCCGACCCGTTCTTCGCCGCCGCACTGCTCCGGCCCGCGCTGTCCGTCCAGCTCGCGCCGGGCTTCTCGATCGTCGTCGTCACCGAGGGCGGCGGCACGCTGAGCTGGTCAGCCGGCGAGCTGGGCGTCAGCCGGGGCACGACCGCCCTCATCCCCTACGGCGCCGGCTTCGTCACGTTCGCCGGCGATCTCACCGCGATCGCGGCCTTCCCGCCCGGCCGCTAGCGGCCATGGCGTTTTTCGTGAGAGAGAAGGTCGTGTTTTCCGATTTGCCCGACTCGCGGCATTTTGTACAAATCGGGACCTGAAGCGTCGGTCTCGACGGATTCGCTCCGATCGCGCGGGCGACGCGACTCAGATGCCGCCGGGGCCGACGTTCTGCCGGTTGACGATCGTCTCCATGTGCTCACGCTGCAGTTCCGTCTGGGCAGCCAGGTGCGCGTCGTCCGTCGGCACGGCGTAGAGGCGGTCATCGACGCGGCGCGGTGACCGCCGCCCGCCGGCGAACCCGGCCACGACCAGGGCGATGAGCAGAACGGCGACGACCCAGGCGATGATGGTGCCGATCGCGACGACCTCCTCCGGTTGAGAGCACTATACGTGCGTCTCACAGCGGCCGGAAGGGGAGCGCACAGCTTCCGCGCCCCATGACACCCCAGGGCGGGCGGCCGGCTCGCCGCCGGCCGCCCCCACGGGGTCGCTCGGGGTCAGCGCACCCTGATCGTCACCGTGACAGTCTTGAGCACGGCCGGGAGCTTGGTGGTGTCGACGGCCAGGATCTCGCCGTCGTCCTCCGCGCCTGTCGCCGACAGGATCTTCTGGTGGACGCCCCAGGTGCCGTCGGCGTCCGGCTGCGGGCTCGCGTCGCCGTTGTTCCCGATGTAGTCGATGCCGAAGTCGTCATCGTTCGAGAGGTACAGGGTCTTGCCGGCATCCGTCGTCGCAATGCCCTCGACCTTGTCGTGACCGAACAGCTTGCCCGTCGGGTCGAGCTGGCTGACGAGCTGCCCGATCTGCAGGTACGGCTGCTTCTGCGCCACCTGCACGCCCGCGGCCGTCAGGGTGGCGAGGGCGGTGTTCGTGTCGGACGCGCCGACCAGCGCCTCTGGCGACTTCCCGCCGACCGTGAGGCCGCTCACATCGGTGGCGCCGTTGGTGTCGACCTCGTACAGCGTCTTGTTCGCGAACGGCTCGAAGTTGCCGTCGCGCTCGTCGACGAGGAACTTCGTGTTCGACACCGCCGTGATCTCGCTGACCGCATCACCCGTCGTGCCGGGGTTGTCGAGCAGGTAGAGGTACTGATGCGTCTTGTACGTGCGCAGGTCGACCGTGATGATGCGCGTGACGGCGACCTTCGACGCCTTCGTGCTGCCGAGGTCGGGCAGCTGCAGCGCGGACTGCATCGCCCCGACGAGCGTCGAGCCGTCGGGCGTGACGGTCAGGCCCTCCATGCCCTTGTTGTTGAGGCGGTCGGCGAGCTCGGCCGGCAGGTAGCCGACGATGTCGTGGAACCTGTTGTTGACGCTGCCCTGGTACGGGGTGAGCCGGCCGATCTCGTAGCCGTTCGCGTCGAAGTGCGTGACGTAGGGGCCGTACTCGTCGGACACCCAGAACGTGCCGTCGGGCAGCGCGACGAGGCCCTCGGAGTCATATCCGTCGGGATCCGGCGCGACCGGCACCCCGGTCGTGCCGCTGCTCTTCGCGACGTCGTCGATGGTCTCCTTCGTGTCGGGCTGCGGCGGGCGGCCGCTGTAGGGCTGGCCTTTGACCCCCGCGGGTCCCGTGACGTTGCGCGGCCCCTTGAGCGTGATGGTCTTCTGCAGCTCGGCCTTCCCGCCCGCGAGCTTGAACTCGCCGATCTGCGGGGTGAAGTTCGGCAACGGCTCTGACTTGTTGCCGAGCGGGTCGTCGGCGTTCGGCCCGCGGTCGGTCAGGCCGTAGAACCAGCCGTCGTGACCGGGCACGGGTGCGAGCGACGAGCCGTAGCCCTCGCCTGAGATCGACGTCTTCGTGCCGTTCGGGCCGGTGACCGTTGCGAGCGGCGGGATCGGCGAGCCGTTCGCCTGCGTGTCGCGGTACAGCTGCACGGCATCCGTCGTCGTGTAGGTGAACGTGTCCGTGCCCGAGAAGCCGGCCTTCGGCGTGTAGCTGAAGCTGCCGTCGGCCGCGACCGTGACGGTGCCGTTCTTCGGGTCGGTGTTGCGCACGACGGCGGTGGCGCCGCGGTCGTTGCGCAGGACGTTGCCGGTCACGACTCCGTGGCCGGCGAACGAGTCGGGGGCAGCGACGAAGTCGTGCGTGGGGGCGGAGTTCCAGCCGTTGGCCGAGGCGGCGACAGCGCCCGTGCAAGCGAGCGCCGCGGTGGCGCCGATGGCGATGAAGACTCGGGTGCGCCGGCGCAGAAGGGGGAGTTTGTTCATGTCTGCGAACTTGGCCCTGCCGCGTGAATACACCCCGAACGGGGGATGAACACAGTAGTTTGACCACTGCACACGGTTTGCCGGTGCAACACGGCTGATCATCAACGACGATGAGAGGGAGAGACAGACCCATGACGACGGATGCCGCAGCCCCCGCCTTCCGCCTGAACTCAGACCAGCGCAACGCCTTCGCGGCGTCCTTGCTCGGCTGGATGATGGACGCCTTCGACTACTTCCTGATCGTGCTGGTCTACGCCGACATCGGCGCCGACTTCGGCGTCTCGCTCGAGAAGATGGCGTACCTCACGACGATCACGCTGCTGATGCGCCCGGTCGGCGCTTACCTCTTCGGGCTCTGGGCCGACAAGGTCGGCCGCCGCACCCCGCTGATCGTCGACGTGATCTTCTACTCGATCGTCGGCTTCCTGTGCGCCTTCGCCCCGAACTTCACCGTGCTGTTCGTGCTACGACTGCTCTACGGCATCGGCATGGGCGGCGAGTGGGGCCTCGGCGCCGCGCTCACGATGGAGAAGGTGCCGCGCACGCGCCGCGGCTTCTACTCCGGCATCCTGCAGGCCGGCTACTCGGCCGGCTATCTGCTCGCCTCGCTCGCGTTCCTGCTCGTCGTCTCGGCCGCGGGACTCAGCTGGCGGTGGCTGTTCGCCCTCAGCATCCTGCCCGCCCTCATCTCGCTGATCCTGCGAACGCGGGTGCGCGAGTCCGAGGTATGGGAGACCACGCAGACGAACCTGAAGCTCACGCAGACCTCGATCCGCACCGTGTTCTTCAACGGGAAGATCCTGCGCCGCTTCATCTACCTCGTGTTCCTGATGGCCGCGTTCAACTGGATGTCGCACGGCACGCAGGACATCTACCCCACCTTCTTGAAGGCGACGGATGCCGGCGGCGCCGGCCTCTCGCCGGTCACGGCCACCTGGATCGCCGTGATCTACAACGTCGGCGCGATCGTGGGCTGCATCACGCTCGGCTCGTTGTCTGACAGGTGGGGGCGGAAGGCGACGATCATCCTGGGCGCCGCACTCACACTGCCGCTGATTCCGCTCTTCGCGTTCTCGACGACGGCGTTCTGGCTGTGCCTGGGCTCGGCGCTCATCCAGTTCACGACCCAGGGCGCGTGGGGCGCGATTCCCGCCCACCTCAACGAGATGTCGCCGAACGCCATCCGCGGCTTCTACCCCGGCGTCACCTATCAGCTCGGCAACGTCATCGCGGCGTTCAACCTGCCGATCCAGCAGGCGCTCGCGCCGCGGATCGGCTACCCGTGGGCGATGGCGCTCACCGTCGCCGGGGCGGCGGTCGCGGTGATCCTGCTCACGGCGTTCGGTCGGCAGGCGAAGGGCGTCGACTTCCAATCGCGCGAGAAGCTCGAGGAAGTAGCCTCGGTCTCGTGAATCCGCGCGCCGTCGTCGTCTCTGGCTCCGGCCGCTACGCGGACCCGTGGCATCCGTTCGCCGACACCTCCGCGCGCATCGCCGGGGTGCTGCGCGGCGCGGGATTCGAGGTCGAGATCGATGAACGGGTGGATGCCCGGCTCGCCGACGTCGGCGAGTGCGAGCTTCTGGTGGTGAACGTCGGGTTCCCCGACCCTGCCGATGAGGCGGCGGATGCTGCGACCCGTGCCGGCCTGCTTGCGTACCTCGCCACGGGCCGGCCGCTGCTCGTCTCTCACGTCTCGTCGACCTCGTTCCCGGCGATGCCGGAATGGGAGGGCGTGCTCGGAGGCGTGTGGGTGCGGGGCACCACGTTCCACCCCGAGTACGGGCCGTCCCACGTCGAGGTCGTCGACGGCAGGCATCCGATCACCGCTGGCGTCGCCGATTTCGAGCTGCTCGACGAGCGGTACACCGCGTTGCGGGTGAGCCCAGACGTGCACGTGCTCGCGCAGCACACCCTCGACGGCGTCGCGCACCCCCTCCTGTGGACGCACGGGTACGGCACGGCGCGCGTCGTCTACGACGCGCTGGGGCATGACGCCGCCTCATACGAGAGCCCTGAGCACCGCCAGCTGCTCGGCCGTGCGGCGCTCTGGCTCGTCGCGCCCGGCAGCACGCCGTAGGAACCGACCCTAGAACGCACGGTCGACCCTACGAAGATGGCCGTTCGGTAGGCGCAATCCTGCGAAATACGCGCCGGCCCTACGCGTCAAGGAACGGCAAGCTCGCTGAGAGCGCCGTCGGGCCACGTGATGCGCAGTCCCGCCTCGGTCTCGGTGACCTGCGGCGACTCGCCCAGCTCAGCGCCGAGGCCGACGGCCGCGACCACGAGGCTCTCGGTGCCAGGCGCGGTGAGCTGCTGCACCTCGACGAGGTCGGCGAGGGGCGAGCGCCCCGCCACTGCGACGACCTCGGTACGGGCATCCCCCGCGCCCAGCAACGGCATAAGGGCCGAGCGGATGCCGCGCTCAGCGCCGGGCTCGATCGGCCAGCCGGCGATGCGCACCGCCCGCGCGGCACCCGGCTCGCCCAGGACCCGCACGGCGCGAACTTCCCACGCGCCGCGCACGGCCGACGACACCGCGACTTCGGGGCCGACCGTCACTCTCCCCGCGTAGCCGCTGCCATGGTCGCGGGCCCCCGGCTCGAACTCGACCCAGTGCGCCCGCGCGCGCGACGAGCCGATTGCGGCGACACCGTCGTCGGCGAGCTCGAGCGGCTGAAACCCTGCTCGGTGCGCCGGCGCGCCCGAGGCATCGAGCACGGTCGCGAGCTGGTCGACGGGGTGCGCCACGGCCGCCATTCCGAGCGGCGGCACGGTGACGGTCGAGTAGCCGAGGCGGGCGTAGAGCGGGGGATCCGCATTCTGCGTGCCTTCGACCTCGTGATCGGTGCCGTGGTTGACGAGCCGCACGACGCCGTCGGCGGCGGTCCCCGAGAGCAGCCAGCCCGGGGCGCGCAGCACGCGCCGCACGTCGCCCCGCTCGACGGGAAGGGGCTCTTCGACGGCCGTCCAGACGGGGTGGTCGGCGGGCAGCGCGAGCCCAGAGAAGCCTTTCGCCGCCCAGTACGGCGAGCCTGCGCCCGAGTAGGTCTGCGCCATCTGCGGCCACGGCCGCGTGATGCCGAGGCTCAGCAGCCCATCGTCGCCCGGCACGCCCCGGTCGAGG
Proteins encoded in this window:
- a CDS encoding esterase-like activity of phytase family protein, with amino-acid sequence MNKLPLLRRRTRVFIAIGATAALACTGAVAASANGWNSAPTHDFVAAPDSFAGHGVVTGNVLRNDRGATAVVRNTDPKNGTVTVAADGSFSYTPKAGFSGTDTFTYTTTDAVQLYRDTQANGSPIPPLATVTGPNGTKTSISGEGYGSSLAPVPGHDGWFYGLTDRGPNADDPLGNKSEPLPNFTPQIGEFKLAGGKAELQKTITLKGPRNVTGPAGVKGQPYSGRPPQPDTKETIDDVAKSSGTTGVPVAPDPDGYDSEGLVALPDGTFWVSDEYGPYVTHFDANGYEIGRLTPYQGSVNNRFHDIVGYLPAELADRLNNKGMEGLTVTPDGSTLVGAMQSALQLPDLGSTKASKVAVTRIITVDLRTYKTHQYLYLLDNPGTTGDAVSEITAVSNTKFLVDERDGNFEPFANKTLYEVDTNGATDVSGLTVGGKSPEALVGASDTNTALATLTAAGVQVAQKQPYLQIGQLVSQLDPTGKLFGHDKVEGIATTDAGKTLYLSNDDDFGIDYIGNNGDASPQPDADGTWGVHQKILSATGAEDDGEILAVDTTKLPAVLKTVTVTIRVR
- a CDS encoding MFS transporter, which produces MTTDAAAPAFRLNSDQRNAFAASLLGWMMDAFDYFLIVLVYADIGADFGVSLEKMAYLTTITLLMRPVGAYLFGLWADKVGRRTPLIVDVIFYSIVGFLCAFAPNFTVLFVLRLLYGIGMGGEWGLGAALTMEKVPRTRRGFYSGILQAGYSAGYLLASLAFLLVVSAAGLSWRWLFALSILPALISLILRTRVRESEVWETTQTNLKLTQTSIRTVFFNGKILRRFIYLVFLMAAFNWMSHGTQDIYPTFLKATDAGGAGLSPVTATWIAVIYNVGAIVGCITLGSLSDRWGRKATIILGAALTLPLIPLFAFSTTAFWLCLGSALIQFTTQGAWGAIPAHLNEMSPNAIRGFYPGVTYQLGNVIAAFNLPIQQALAPRIGYPWAMALTVAGAAVAVILLTAFGRQAKGVDFQSREKLEEVASVS
- a CDS encoding ThuA domain-containing protein, with protein sequence MNPRAVVVSGSGRYADPWHPFADTSARIAGVLRGAGFEVEIDERVDARLADVGECELLVVNVGFPDPADEAADAATRAGLLAYLATGRPLLVSHVSSTSFPAMPEWEGVLGGVWVRGTTFHPEYGPSHVEVVDGRHPITAGVADFELLDERYTALRVSPDVHVLAQHTLDGVAHPLLWTHGYGTARVVYDALGHDAASYESPEHRQLLGRAALWLVAPGSTP
- a CDS encoding DUF2264 domain-containing protein, translating into MSGRSELPGLRGLPPLDLELSPHSGFTREHWVAVADRLLLALRPYFSPGRARIELPGQVSSSGRDSDGLEGFARSFLLVGFRLAGEHGADENGFLDWYRAGLITGTDPRSPERWPRLDERDQAKVEAASIALVLELTRPWLWDTLSATEQANIVGWLEGAVGAWYPDNNWVWFQAVVETFLASVGGRFAAADIEHALAFHAACSRAGGWYADSATERAFDYYSGWAMQFYPLFWASQPGTAAFGAAELAPLWRAQLGDYLADYVHLIGGDGMPVLQGRSLIYRFAAAAPLWSGAIAGVDTVSPGLLRRSASGILRAFLDRGVPGDDGLLSLGITRPWPQMAQTYSGAGSPYWAAKGFSGLALPADHPVWTAVEEPLPVERGDVRRVLRAPGWLLSGTAADGVVRLVNHGTDHEVEGTQNADPPLYARLGYSTVTVPPLGMAAVAHPVDQLATVLDASGAPAHRAGFQPLELADDGVAAIGSSRARAHWVEFEPGARDHGSGYAGRVTVGPEVAVSSAVRGAWEVRAVRVLGEPGAARAVRIAGWPIEPGAERGIRSALMPLLGAGDARTEVVAVAGRSPLADLVEVQQLTAPGTESLVVAAVGLGAELGESPQVTETEAGLRITWPDGALSELAVP